CGCAACCTTTTTGGGGCTTAAAAGAGTTATTTCTTTTCCAAAGAGAGTTGGTGTTCTAATGCTTCAGCTTCTTCACAATCTACTTGGTCATCACTTTTTTTGCAAGCCTTTTGGTAGTATTCTAAAGCCTTGTTTGGATCGTTTTTAAAATAGAGGTATAAATCCCCCAAACCCGAATAACCACCAGCATCGCCTAAGTCAATTGCTTTTTGGTAATAGGCAACGGCTTTAGTGTAGTTTTTAGGGACATCTATTCCGTTGCCATACATCCCTCCCAAAGCCAAATAACCCTTAGTGTATCCTAGATCGCCTGCTTTTTGAAAGTATTCTACGGCTTTAGAAGCACCTTTAGAAATCTCCCCTTCATAGTACATCTCTCCTAAAAGAAAATAAGCCTCCCCACTCCCCATATCCCCCGCTCTTTTATAGTATTGTGCGGCTTTAGAGTCATCTTTAGAGGCATCGTACCAAGTGCTATGAGCGTTATATATCTCCCCCAAAAACAAATAACCATCAGCATTCCCCATATCCCCCGCTTTTTTAAGGTATGCTATGGCTTTGGAATAATCTA
This portion of the Helicobacter felis ATCC 49179 genome encodes:
- a CDS encoding tetratricopeptide repeat protein, which gives rise to MTNIIKSLFKLVLISICCLGSVHASKEADQYYLIAEKALNHDFDDQKAFKYYQKLADMGDSRGYVGLGYLYSKSIRVGIDYSKAIAYLKKAGDMGNADGYLFLGEIYNAHSTWYDASKDDSKAAQYYKRAGDMGSGEAYFLLGEMYYEGEISKGASKAVEYFQKAGDLGYTKGYLALGGMYGNGIDVPKNYTKAVAYYQKAIDLGDAGGYSGLGDLYLYFKNDPNKALEYYQKACKKSDDQVDCEEAEALEHQLSLEKK